A genomic window from Rhodococcus sp. KBS0724 includes:
- a CDS encoding Rieske 2Fe-2S domain-containing protein, which yields MAQIREIDVGTVQTRFARGWHCLGLLKTFKDGKPHAIEAFGSKLVVFADSKGDIKVLDGYCRHMGGDLTQGEVKGDSIACPFHDWRWGGNGKCTGIPYARRVPPLARTRAWHTLEQNAQLFVWNDPEGNPPPEEIVIPRIEGAYSDEWTDWTWNSMVIEGSNCREIIDNVVDMAHFYYIHYAFPTYFKNVFEGEIATQYLNTTGRPDIGMASQYGGDTLLRSEAAYYGPSYMVNPLWNSYSGYEVESVLINCHYPISPDSFVLQWGVTVKKPTGVSDEMADKLAGKFTEGISEGFLQDVAIWKNKTKIENPLLCEEDGPVYQLRRWYEQFYVDKADVTEKMTQRFEFEVDTTKANEAWHIEVEENLARQKAEKEAAAKKEAEV from the coding sequence ATGGCGCAGATTCGCGAGATCGACGTGGGAACGGTGCAGACACGGTTCGCACGTGGATGGCATTGCCTGGGTCTTCTGAAGACCTTCAAGGACGGCAAACCGCACGCGATCGAGGCTTTCGGCAGCAAACTCGTTGTGTTCGCCGACAGCAAGGGCGATATCAAAGTTCTCGACGGGTACTGCCGGCATATGGGCGGTGACCTCACCCAAGGCGAGGTCAAAGGCGACTCCATCGCGTGCCCGTTCCACGATTGGCGCTGGGGCGGAAACGGAAAGTGCACCGGCATTCCCTACGCACGCCGCGTGCCCCCACTCGCCCGTACCCGGGCTTGGCACACACTCGAGCAGAACGCCCAGCTCTTCGTCTGGAACGACCCGGAGGGCAATCCCCCGCCCGAGGAGATCGTTATCCCGCGCATCGAGGGCGCGTACAGCGACGAATGGACCGACTGGACCTGGAACTCCATGGTCATCGAAGGTTCCAACTGCCGCGAGATCATCGACAACGTCGTGGACATGGCGCACTTCTACTACATCCACTACGCCTTCCCGACGTACTTCAAGAACGTCTTCGAAGGTGAGATTGCCACCCAGTACCTCAACACCACGGGACGCCCCGACATCGGAATGGCCTCTCAGTACGGCGGCGACACGCTGCTTCGCTCCGAGGCCGCGTATTACGGGCCGTCGTACATGGTCAATCCTCTGTGGAACAGCTACAGCGGGTACGAGGTCGAAAGCGTCCTGATCAACTGCCACTACCCGATCAGTCCGGACTCGTTTGTGCTGCAGTGGGGCGTGACAGTCAAGAAGCCGACGGGCGTCTCCGATGAAATGGCCGACAAGTTGGCGGGCAAGTTCACCGAAGGCATCAGCGAGGGTTTCCTTCAGGACGTCGCGATCTGGAAGAACAAGACCAAGATCGAAAATCCGCTCCTCTGCGAGGAGGACGGCCCCGTCTACCAATTGCGACGCTGGTACGAGCAGTTCTACGTCGACAAGGCAGACGTTACCGAGAAGATGACGCAGCGCTTCGAATTCGAAGTGGACACCACCAAGGCCAACGAAGCCTGGCACATCGAGGTCGAGGAAAATCTCGCTCGCCAGAAGGCCGAGAAGGAAGCCGCTGCAAAGAAGGAAGCAGAGGTTTAG
- the hsaA gene encoding 3-hydroxy-9,10-secoandrosta-1,3,5(10)-triene-9,17-dione monooxygenase oxygenase subunit produces MGNHDSHEVMQKLDALLPALRERAQETEDLRRIPDESVKALQETGFFRLLQPKQWGGYEADPVLFYSAVKKIASACGSTGWVSSIIGVHNWHLALFSQQAQEDVWGKDSDVRISSSYAPMGMGEVVEGGYKVNGAWAWSSGCDHATWAVLGGPVFKDGRAVDFVSYLIPREDYRIDDVWNVVGLRGTGSNTVVVKDVFVPTHRVLSFRAMSELTAPGLENNTAPVYKMPWGTIHPTTISAPIVGMAYGAYEAHVEHQGKRVRAAFAGEKSKDDPFAKVRIAEASSDIDAAWRQLSGNVADEYALILAGEEVPMELRLRARRDQVRATGRAIASIDKLFENSGATALQNGTPIQRFWRDAHAGRVHAANDPERAYVMFGTGEFGLPITDTMV; encoded by the coding sequence GTGGGTAACCATGACAGCCACGAGGTGATGCAGAAGCTCGACGCATTGTTGCCGGCACTACGTGAGCGGGCGCAGGAGACCGAGGATCTTCGTCGTATCCCAGACGAGTCCGTCAAGGCGTTGCAGGAGACCGGCTTCTTCCGTCTACTGCAGCCCAAGCAGTGGGGCGGATACGAAGCCGATCCGGTGCTGTTCTACTCGGCAGTCAAGAAGATCGCCAGCGCCTGCGGATCGACAGGGTGGGTCTCCTCGATCATCGGCGTTCACAACTGGCACCTGGCTCTCTTCTCTCAGCAGGCTCAGGAAGACGTGTGGGGCAAGGACTCTGACGTTCGCATCTCGTCCTCCTACGCGCCCATGGGAATGGGTGAAGTAGTCGAGGGTGGCTACAAGGTAAACGGGGCGTGGGCGTGGTCGTCCGGTTGCGACCATGCAACGTGGGCCGTTCTCGGCGGGCCGGTCTTCAAGGACGGTCGCGCAGTCGATTTCGTCAGTTATCTGATTCCCCGCGAGGACTACCGGATCGACGACGTCTGGAATGTGGTCGGCCTGCGCGGAACCGGCTCGAATACCGTTGTGGTCAAGGATGTTTTTGTTCCTACGCATCGCGTGCTGAGCTTCCGGGCGATGAGCGAACTGACAGCCCCTGGTCTCGAGAACAACACCGCACCCGTCTACAAGATGCCGTGGGGAACCATTCACCCCACCACGATCTCGGCACCGATCGTCGGAATGGCTTACGGCGCTTACGAAGCGCACGTCGAGCATCAGGGCAAGCGTGTTCGCGCAGCCTTTGCCGGCGAGAAGTCCAAGGATGATCCGTTTGCGAAGGTACGTATCGCCGAGGCATCCAGCGACATCGATGCAGCCTGGCGTCAACTGTCCGGCAATGTCGCCGACGAGTACGCGTTGATCCTTGCGGGCGAAGAGGTTCCGATGGAACTGCGTCTGCGAGCGCGACGCGATCAGGTCCGGGCCACCGGCCGCGCGATCGCGTCCATCGACAAGCTCTTCGAGAACTCCGGAGCAACAGCACTGCAGAACGGCACGCCGATTCAGCGATTCTGGCGCGACGCTCACGCCGGACGCGTCCACGCGGCCAACGATCCCGAACGCGCATACGTCATGTTCGGAACAGGCGAGTTCGGTCTGCCGATCACCGACACGATGGTCTAG
- the hsaD gene encoding 4,5:9,10-diseco-3-hydroxy-5,9,17-trioxoandrosta-1(10),2-diene-4-oate hydrolase, with product MTTTEEVFTYESTSRFAQVRPDLKLHFHEAGVGNDRTIVLLHGGGPGASSWSNFARNIPVLAKNFHVIAVDQPGYGQSDKPTEHPQYFVHSASALNDLLDTLEITGRVDLLGNSLGGGAAVRFALDYPDRAGRLVLMGPGGLSVNLFAPDPTEGVKNLGKFSYQPTRENLEAFLRIMVFDQKLITPELVDERFAAASTPESLAAAKAMGKSFSSGDFELGMLWREAYKLRQRVLLIWGREDRVNPLDGALVALKMIPRAQLHVFGGCGHWAQLEKFDEFNRLATDFLLDGGK from the coding sequence GTGACAACCACCGAAGAAGTGTTCACCTACGAATCCACGTCGCGTTTTGCACAGGTGCGCCCCGACCTGAAACTGCATTTCCACGAAGCCGGGGTAGGGAACGATCGCACCATCGTGCTGCTGCACGGCGGCGGTCCGGGTGCCTCGTCGTGGTCGAATTTCGCCCGCAACATTCCGGTGCTGGCAAAGAACTTTCACGTCATCGCGGTTGATCAGCCCGGCTACGGACAGTCCGACAAGCCGACAGAGCATCCGCAGTACTTCGTGCACAGTGCGTCGGCGCTCAACGACCTCCTGGACACACTCGAGATCACCGGTCGCGTTGATCTACTGGGTAATTCCCTTGGCGGCGGTGCCGCAGTGCGCTTTGCGCTCGACTACCCGGACCGCGCCGGCCGGCTGGTCCTCATGGGCCCCGGCGGCCTGAGCGTCAACCTGTTTGCCCCTGACCCCACCGAAGGTGTCAAGAACCTCGGAAAGTTCAGTTACCAGCCGACGCGTGAGAACCTCGAAGCGTTCCTGCGCATCATGGTCTTCGACCAGAAACTGATCACACCCGAACTGGTCGACGAACGTTTTGCCGCCGCCAGCACGCCCGAATCGTTGGCCGCAGCCAAGGCGATGGGTAAGTCGTTCTCCAGCGGCGACTTCGAACTCGGCATGCTCTGGCGCGAGGCGTACAAACTGCGCCAGCGAGTGCTGTTGATCTGGGGCCGTGAAGATCGCGTCAACCCGCTCGACGGCGCACTGGTCGCGCTCAAGATGATTCCGCGGGCGCAACTCCATGTGTTCGGCGGTTGCGGGCACTGGGCACAACTCGAGAAGTTCGACGAATTCAACCGGCTCGCAACCGACTTCTTGCTCGACGGAGGTAAGTGA
- the hsaC gene encoding iron-dependent extradiol dioxygenase HsaC, protein MGIRSLAYMRIGATDMGAWREYGLKVLGMSEGKGVDPDSLYLRMDDFPARLVIVPNEADRLLVSGWETANAAELQDIRDRLSAAGVPFKEGTSEQLKDRRVVELIAFEDTSGNSLEVFHGVALEHRRIVSPYGHKFVTGEQGLGHVVLTTDDDDASLRFYRDVLGFKLRDSMRLPPQMVGRPADGDPAWLRFLGCNPRHHSLAFLPFPNPTGIVHLMLEVENSDDVGLCLDRALRKKVKMSATLGRHVNDEMLSFYMKTPGGFDIEFGCEGREVEDESWIARESTAVSLWGHDFTVGMKP, encoded by the coding sequence ATGGGTATTCGATCTCTGGCATACATGCGTATCGGGGCCACCGATATGGGCGCGTGGCGCGAGTACGGACTCAAGGTTCTCGGCATGAGCGAAGGCAAGGGCGTCGACCCCGATTCGTTGTACCTGCGGATGGACGATTTTCCGGCACGCCTGGTCATCGTTCCGAACGAGGCCGATCGTCTGCTCGTCTCCGGTTGGGAGACAGCGAATGCGGCTGAGCTGCAAGATATCCGCGACAGGTTGTCGGCGGCCGGTGTTCCCTTCAAGGAGGGCACGTCGGAGCAGTTGAAGGACCGACGCGTCGTCGAACTGATTGCGTTCGAGGACACGTCGGGAAACTCTCTCGAGGTCTTCCACGGTGTGGCGCTCGAACATCGACGCATCGTGAGCCCGTACGGACACAAGTTCGTCACGGGGGAGCAGGGCCTCGGCCACGTCGTGCTCACCACCGATGACGACGACGCGTCGTTGCGCTTCTACCGCGACGTCCTCGGATTCAAACTGCGGGACTCGATGCGTCTGCCACCGCAAATGGTCGGCCGACCCGCTGACGGCGATCCGGCGTGGCTGAGGTTCCTCGGCTGCAACCCACGTCACCACAGCCTGGCGTTCCTGCCGTTCCCCAATCCGACGGGCATCGTGCACCTGATGCTCGAGGTGGAGAACTCAGACGACGTCGGACTGTGCCTTGACCGTGCGCTGCGCAAGAAGGTCAAGATGTCGGCGACCCTCGGGCGCCACGTCAACGACGAAATGCTCTCGTTCTACATGAAGACTCCCGGCGGCTTCGACATCGAATTCGGTTGTGAGGGACGTGAGGTCGAAGACGAGAGTTGGATCGCGCGCGAAAGTACGGCAGTGAGTCTGTGGGGTCACGACTTCACGGTCGGAATGAAGCCGTGA
- the hsaB gene encoding 3-hydroxy-9,10-secoandrosta-1,3,5(10)-triene-9,17-dione monooxygenase reductase subunit gives MSAPALDPRQFRTVLGQFCTGVTIITTVDDGVPVGFACQSFAALSLDPPLVLFCPTKGSRSWAAIEKTGKFAVNVLAEEQQSVCARFGSREPDKFAGIDWTPSPLGSPIIDKSLAHIDCTVETVHDGGDHFVVFGRVSSMSEVKTERPLLFYRGQYTGIEPDKTVPAHWRDDLEAFLTTTTEDTWL, from the coding sequence GTGAGTGCCCCCGCACTCGACCCGCGGCAGTTCCGCACGGTCCTGGGGCAGTTCTGTACCGGCGTCACGATCATCACGACGGTCGACGACGGTGTTCCGGTGGGTTTCGCGTGCCAGTCGTTTGCCGCGCTCTCCCTCGACCCACCCCTGGTGTTGTTCTGTCCCACCAAGGGTTCTCGGTCGTGGGCGGCAATCGAGAAGACCGGAAAGTTTGCCGTCAACGTGTTGGCGGAGGAACAGCAATCGGTGTGCGCGCGATTCGGTTCGCGTGAGCCGGACAAGTTTGCGGGTATCGACTGGACACCTTCGCCGTTGGGTTCACCGATCATCGACAAGTCGCTCGCGCACATCGACTGCACTGTGGAAACCGTCCACGACGGCGGCGATCACTTCGTCGTCTTCGGTCGCGTCTCGTCGATGAGTGAGGTCAAGACCGAGCGTCCACTGCTGTTCTATCGCGGGCAGTACACCGGGATCGAACCGGACAAGACCGTCCCCGCGCATTGGCGGGACGATCTCGAGGCGTTCCTGACCACCACGACGGAAGACACCTGGCTGTAG
- a CDS encoding Abi-alpha family protein, whose amino-acid sequence MSEQREEPTYDWDIDTGTEESVEKRLIRSLVGLTATTTLTSLKITGWALGTAREATRQIVAAAADAAAEAAEAANVQPSKRPANAGPSRSENLRSAMRARPTRKQSTEAMLAALRQRGDNLLDRSADVTDRDDLHPAYDRILDEIAPDEARILRLLALSGAQPSVDVRTARPFGVGSEMIDEGLSMIGDLAGCRHLDRTNAYLNNLHRLGLVSFSREPVEAERYQVIEVQPAVIDAVRRAGRSNKIVRRSILLTPFGEDFCQTCFSL is encoded by the coding sequence ATGAGTGAGCAGCGCGAAGAACCCACGTACGACTGGGATATCGACACCGGAACCGAAGAATCCGTCGAAAAGCGGTTGATCCGTAGCCTTGTCGGATTGACTGCCACCACCACACTCACTTCCCTGAAAATAACGGGGTGGGCACTGGGCACAGCTCGGGAGGCGACGCGGCAGATCGTTGCGGCCGCCGCCGACGCGGCAGCAGAGGCAGCCGAAGCTGCCAACGTCCAGCCTTCGAAGCGGCCGGCAAACGCGGGACCCTCCAGATCCGAGAACCTGCGATCGGCCATGCGCGCTCGCCCCACCCGCAAACAGAGCACCGAGGCCATGCTTGCGGCCCTGCGCCAGCGCGGCGACAATCTGCTCGACCGTTCTGCGGACGTCACCGACCGCGACGATCTCCACCCTGCCTACGACCGAATCCTCGACGAGATCGCACCGGACGAAGCGCGCATCCTGCGTCTACTCGCGTTGTCGGGCGCGCAACCGAGCGTCGACGTCCGAACAGCACGACCCTTTGGCGTCGGGTCGGAAATGATCGACGAAGGCCTGTCGATGATCGGCGATCTGGCCGGGTGCCGGCACCTGGATCGCACCAATGCCTACCTCAACAACCTGCACCGACTCGGGCTGGTGTCGTTCTCCCGTGAACCCGTCGAAGCGGAGCGATACCAGGTCATCGAGGTCCAGCCCGCGGTGATCGACGCCGTGCGCCGCGCGGGCCGGTCCAACAAGATCGTGCGTCGTAGCATCCTGCTCACGCCGTTCGGCGAGGACTTCTGCCAGACGTGTTTCTCCTTGTAG